TCAGCTATATCACCTTCCTCGTTCCGGCGATCGTGATCCAGTCGGCGCTGGTCGCGGCCGCCGGCTCGGGGATCGGGCTGGTCGACGACATGGAAAGCGGGATGTTCGAGAAGATGCTCGTCTCGCCGATCAGTCGGGGCGCGATGCTCCTCGGGAAGGCGCTCTCGGAAGTGGTTCGGATCGTCGTTCAGACGGTCATCATCCTCGCGCTGGGCTACGGCCTACTGTGGCTCGATACCGGTGGTGAGGTCGGTACCTACATCGAGACCGGCCTGCTCGGCGTGCTCGGTATCATCGGCGTCACGATCGTCTTCGCGGTCTGGTTTACCGCCTTCTCGAACATCGTCGCGCTCGTGACCCGCGATCAGGAGTCGACCATCATCGGCGCGAACCTGCTTCAGTTCCCGTTGCTGTTCGTCTCCAGTGCGTTCCTCCCCGTCGAGGCCCTTCCGGGCTGGGTGCGGGCGGTCGCGACGGTCAACCCGATCACCTACGGCGTCGACGCGGTCCGGGCGTTGATGCTCGGTCAGGACGTCCTGGCCGTCATCGACGTCTCGGCGTTCGGCGGGATCTGGAACACGCTGGTGCCGGCAGTTGCGATCCTGCTCGCGCTGGATCTCGTCTTGGGCGCAGTCGCGATACGGTATCTGAACCGCGCGTCGAGCTCACAGGTCGATTAGACCGAGCCGACCGGCGACCGGAAGCATTCAGTTCCAGAAGTCGGGGACAGACGCGTCGATCTGGTAGCCACCCGCTTGGAAGCTGTCGGCGACGAGCGTTCGCCGGTCGCCGTCCATCGACAGCGGACCCATCACGTTCGACAGCAGGATATCGCGGGTTTCGGTGCGGTGGAGTTCGTACCACTCGTCGCCGTCGACGCTCGCAAGGAGGACCGAATCCTCGGCCGTATCGTGCATGGTCGAGTAGCCAAACGGCATCAGGCACAGCTCGCGGCCGTCGTCCTCCCGGATGTGCCACCGACGACGCGCGTACAGCTCCATGACGTCGTCGTCGGGGTCGGTCTCGATCTGGACGTGTGGGCGAACGAGGTCGTCGACGCCGTCGGGTTCGTCGTTCGGGCCGTCGCGCGCCCAGCGAATGATCCCCTCGGGGACGCCATCGGTGCCGAAGGCGACACAGTCTCTGAACGCGGCGATCTGCGTGATCATCGTCACGGCGCCCCGTTCGTCGAGTTCCTCCCACGAATCACCCAGATCGTCGCTCCAGTAGATCTGGGAGTTGCCGTGGTCGCCGACGGCCACCCAGATGCGCTCGGCGTAGGGGTCGTACTCCACGTCGTGGATGTGGTGGTTCGCCGCGTCCTCGGTGACCAGTTCGGGTTCGAGGACCTTCTCGAAGGATCTGCCGCCGTCAGTCGAGAGGATCACCTCGTTGGCATGTCTGTTCGCCTCGAAATCCGAGAGCGCGTACGTCGAGATGACGACGATGTCCTCGTGGGTAGCGTGGCCGAACTCGTTCGACATCCGCCCGTAATCGAACTGGTAGAGCGTTTCCGCTCCGCCGAGATCCTCGTCGATGAGGTGGATCTTCCCGCCGACGTCACCCCGTCCGCCGGTCGCGGCGATGATTCGTCCACTATCGGGGACGAGCACCATCTTGACGTACTCCTCCTTGGTACCCTCCTCCTCGAAGGAGTACAGCGTCTCGGTCGTTTCCCACCAGTCGTCGCTGACCAGTACGCGCGCCCCGCTGCGCCCGTAGAGTCGCTCGTTTCGGTCGATCCAGACGGGATGTCCCCCGTTTTCGCGTTCATCGTGAACGTCGAGATCGTACTGCGTGTACGGACGGCCGTCACCGCCTTCCGGCTCCGGCCGGTCCCCTTCGTCGTCCCCGCTGGGTTGCTCGCTCGTCTCGGCGTCCGGTTCGCTCTCGTCGTCTTCGGTGTCTTCCGTCCCCTCGCTCCCTACACAACCCGCGAACGCGATCCCCGTTCCCGCTGCGGACGCCAGTTCGATGAACCGTCTCCTATCCATAGAATAAGATATATTTTATATTAAATATATCTATCGACTAATTCAACGTCGTAGTCCGTGTGGGGATCGGTGACAGTACCGACTACGCGTCACCGGGTTCGTGAGCCACGGACCAACTGAAAACGAGAGGAGTCAGAGAGAGGTCAGTCAGCGACCGCCGCCGAACATCTCGCGCATCATCGGGTGCATCTCCATCATCTGCTCTTCGGCGATCTCCTCGTAGAGCTTGTAGGTAATCGACACCGCAAGCAGCAGTCCGGTACCGGAGACCGCGCCGATGGTGCCGAGCATGTTCGCCATCACGGCGAGTAGACCGACCAAGGCCCCGCCGATGACCGTCACCTGCGGGATATATCTCCCTAGGACCTTCTCGTAGACGCCGACGTTCTGGCGGAAGCCGGGGATCTGCATACCGGAGTTCTGGATCTGGCGTGCCGTTGCCTCGGGCCCCATGTCGGTGGTTTCGACCCAGAAAATGGCGAAGATCGCCCCGCCGATGACCATCACCGCCAGGTCGATCCCGACCCGGAGCATGATCTGCCAGACCGCCTGGCTCGCCTCGCCGAGCCACCACATCCACTCCTCGGGCGATTGGATCGGCTTCAGGTAGTAAAACAGCCCGCTCGTGGGCTGACCCTGACCGTCATAGACGCCGAGCCACGCGGGCATCGATCCGCCCAGTTGTGAATCCAGGATCCGTCCCAGGAACTGGACGTTCATCTGTACGGCCCGAACGAGGATCATCGGCAGGACGCTCGCGTAGATGAGCTTCACGGGGAATCGCCCCCGGGCGCCCTTCACGCGGGCGTGTGAGAGGGGGATCTCCACGCGCACCGATTCGGCATACACGACCACCACGAAGATGAACACCGTCGTGATGATCGCGAGCAACGCCCCCTGACCGAGAAACAGCGCCTGGATCCCCTCGCCGGTCAACAGCGACGGGAAGGATTCCTGGCCAAAGAGGATCGAGAACCACGTCGGGATGATCCCCGCCTCACCGGGTAGCCCGCCCCAGGCGAACAGCCCGCCGAGCAGGCGCTGGCTTACGCCGGCGATGATGAACAGGCCGATCCCGCTACCGACGCCCCACTTCGAGACGATCTCGTCGAGAAACAGGATGAGGATCCCGCCGACGAACACCTGCGCGAAGATGAGCATCTGAATCGTCATCTGACCGTAGGTCGCCGCCAGTTCGGGGCTCACCGGAAGGAAGCCGCCGAGAAACACCATCGGAAACGCGGTCAGCGCGACCATCACGATCACCAGCAGCTTCTGGAGACCCTGATAGAGCACCTGATCGCGCGGGTCGTTGGTGTCCAACCCCAACAGTCCGGCACCGCCGAGCAGTTGGAGAACGATACTCGCGGTGACGATCGGTCCGATTCCGACCTGTAGGATTGTACCCTGGCTACCGGCCAATATCGAGCGAAACTGCCCGAAGATGTCCTGACCTGCGCCGGCCGATGGGAGTCCCCAGAGGTAGACGTTCGTCAGAAAAAAATACACTAACAACACACCGAGCGTCCATCCCATCTTCCGCTTGAAGGGGACGTGCCCCTCGGGGCGTGTGACGCCCGGCATTCGTGTGAGAACCGGTTCAGCGGCTTCCTTCCAGCTCATTGATTACGCTTCGTCAGCGGTTGGTTCAATATCTTCCGATTCTGAGTTCTCCTCGTCCGCCTCCTCGTCGACCTGGCCGCGCTCGGAGACGATCGCCTCGCCCCCGTTCTCCTCGATGAGCTCGACCGCGCTGGCCGAGAAGGCGTCCGCGGTGACCTCGAGGCTGGTGCGGACCTGCCCGCCGCCGAGTACCTTCACGGCGTCGGCGTCGTAGCCGTCCTCGACGAGGTCGCGTGCGTCGAGCGCGTAACCGTCGTCGGTCTCCTCTGCGAGGTCGTCGGCGACCAAGAGCGCGACGTCTTCGTCCAGTTCCTGCACGTCGATCGTCAGGACCGTCTCCTTCGCCTTCTCGGGTCGCTTGAAGCCGTGTTTGCCGAGCGGCCCGTAGTTGTGGAACTCGTGCTTGCTTCGTCCGGCGGCACCGCGTCCACCGCGGTGGCCGGCACCACGTCGGTTCTTGTGGGTACCGCCACCGTGGGTTCGCGAGCCGC
The sequence above is a segment of the Halalkalicoccus subterraneus genome. Coding sequences within it:
- a CDS encoding ABC transporter permease; amino-acid sequence: MSTAEERPAGRGNGFLADVWIVLKRWLIKTTRNPFVVVSSLIQPIVFLVLFTTVFGQVTGDALAGALGGEISYITFLVPAIVIQSALVAAAGSGIGLVDDMESGMFEKMLVSPISRGAMLLGKALSEVVRIVVQTVIILALGYGLLWLDTGGEVGTYIETGLLGVLGIIGVTIVFAVWFTAFSNIVALVTRDQESTIIGANLLQFPLLFVSSAFLPVEALPGWVRAVATVNPITYGVDAVRALMLGQDVLAVIDVSAFGGIWNTLVPAVAILLALDLVLGAVAIRYLNRASSSQVD
- a CDS encoding beta propeller repeat protein, whose product is MDRRRFIELASAAGTGIAFAGCVGSEGTEDTEDDESEPDAETSEQPSGDDEGDRPEPEGGDGRPYTQYDLDVHDERENGGHPVWIDRNERLYGRSGARVLVSDDWWETTETLYSFEEEGTKEEYVKMVLVPDSGRIIAATGGRGDVGGKIHLIDEDLGGAETLYQFDYGRMSNEFGHATHEDIVVISTYALSDFEANRHANEVILSTDGGRSFEKVLEPELVTEDAANHHIHDVEYDPYAERIWVAVGDHGNSQIYWSDDLGDSWEELDERGAVTMITQIAAFRDCVAFGTDGVPEGIIRWARDGPNDEPDGVDDLVRPHVQIETDPDDDVMELYARRRWHIREDDGRELCLMPFGYSTMHDTAEDSVLLASVDGDEWYELHRTETRDILLSNVMGPLSMDGDRRTLVADSFQAGGYQIDASVPDFWN
- the secY gene encoding preprotein translocase subunit SecY; amino-acid sequence: MSWKEAAEPVLTRMPGVTRPEGHVPFKRKMGWTLGVLLVYFFLTNVYLWGLPSAGAGQDIFGQFRSILAGSQGTILQVGIGPIVTASIVLQLLGGAGLLGLDTNDPRDQVLYQGLQKLLVIVMVALTAFPMVFLGGFLPVSPELAATYGQMTIQMLIFAQVFVGGILILFLDEIVSKWGVGSGIGLFIIAGVSQRLLGGLFAWGGLPGEAGIIPTWFSILFGQESFPSLLTGEGIQALFLGQGALLAIITTVFIFVVVVYAESVRVEIPLSHARVKGARGRFPVKLIYASVLPMILVRAVQMNVQFLGRILDSQLGGSMPAWLGVYDGQGQPTSGLFYYLKPIQSPEEWMWWLGEASQAVWQIMLRVGIDLAVMVIGGAIFAIFWVETTDMGPEATARQIQNSGMQIPGFRQNVGVYEKVLGRYIPQVTVIGGALVGLLAVMANMLGTIGAVSGTGLLLAVSITYKLYEEIAEEQMMEMHPMMREMFGGGR
- a CDS encoding uL15m family ribosomal protein translates to MTNKKNRQRGSRTHGGGTHKNRRGAGHRGGRGAAGRSKHEFHNYGPLGKHGFKRPEKAKETVLTIDVQELDEDVALLVADDLAEETDDGYALDARDLVEDGYDADAVKVLGGGQVRTSLEVTADAFSASAVELIEENGGEAIVSERGQVDEEADEENSESEDIEPTADEA